In Ochotona princeps isolate mOchPri1 chromosome 22, mOchPri1.hap1, whole genome shotgun sequence, the following are encoded in one genomic region:
- the LOC105941862 gene encoding CMP-N-acetylneuraminate-beta-galactosamide-alpha-2,3-sialyltransferase 1-like, whose product MNQAPVQGFEMDVGNRTSIRIMYPETARAQEPGTQLLLLPLNSSGLKWFIKTLHLQHSVRKPQNPGFQIVHFPSGTTEKKDQVLVISLSFLKYIQERWLAQQGIHPSLGFVALLYALHTCDQVSLFGFGEDHLQRWSHYWDNSYWFEKSAYFPAESQVIRQLQCNKKIRNYS is encoded by the exons ATGAATCAGGCGCCTGTCCAAGGCTTTGAGATGGATGTGGGAAACCGGACAAGCATACGCATTATGTACCCCGAGactgccagggcccaggagcctggcacccagctgctgctgcttccgctGAATTCCTCTGGTCTGAAGTGGTTCAtcaagaccctgcacctacaGCACTCAGTCAGGAAGCCACAAAACCCTGG atttcagatAGTACATTTTCCTAGTGGAACCACAGAGAAGAAAGACCAG GTGCTGGTGATCAGCCTCTCCTTTCTCAAGTACATCCAGGAGCGAtggctggcccagcaggggatccACCCGTCCTTGGGGTTCGTGGCTCTGCTATACGCTTTGCACACCTGTGACCAG GTATCCTTATTTGGCTTTGGAGAAGATCATCTCCAAAGGTGGTCCCATTACTGGGACAACAGCTACTGGTTTGAGAAGAGTGCATATTTCCCGGCAGAATCCCAGGTAATCCGTCAGCTGCAATGTAACAAAAAGATCAGAAACTACAGCTAA